In the genome of Anaerolineaceae bacterium oral taxon 439, the window AAGGATGCGAGATGAACGGGATGATGAACACGATGACAGCTGAAGAAATCTGGGACGCGACGCTTGCGCAGGTGAAAGCCACGGTCGATAAGCAGACGTTTTCCACATGGTTTAGCAAAACCTCGTTCGCTTCGACGGAAGAACGCGCCTTTATTGTCCACGTTGAGAACGCGTTTATCCGCGACATGCTCGAAAAAAGGCTGACCGGGATGGTCGAGCGGCTTCTTCAGGCGCAGACCGGCGATCCGGCCAGCACGGTTGAATTCAGGATCGCCTCGTCCCAGCCAGACGAAGCGGAAACGGCTGTTCGCCGCGAGACGGCCGATTTCGGAGCGAAAACGACGGGGCCCGAACGCGGTCCGGTTTCCGCTTCCCGTTATACGTTCGCGAATTTTATTACCGGCGGGTCGAATGAATTCGCCTGTTCCGCCTGCAAGGCGGTCGCGCGTGGAAATAACGCATCGTTTAATCCGCTTTTTATTTACAGCGGCGTCGGCCTCGGCAAGACGCATCTGCTCCGCGCGATCGGCAACGAGATCGAGGCGACGACGGATAAAAAGGTTTTATACGTGACATCGGAAGAGTTCACCAACGATTTTATTTCGTCTCTTCAGAATCATGAAGCGGTCGCGTTCCGGGAAAAATACCGGACGGCGGATGTCCTGCTGATCGACGATATTCAATTCATTATTGGGAAGGAAAGCACGCAGGAAGCGTTTTTCCATACGTTCAACGCGCTCTATCTTCAGGATAAGCAAATCGTTATTACGTCGGATCGTCCGGCTCGTGAGATGATTACGTTGACGGAGCGGATGCGCTCCCGTTTCGAATCTGGGCTGGCGGTCGATATTCAGGCGCCGCCTCTCGAGCTTCGGATCGCAATCCTGAAATCCAAAGCGGAGAAAACCGGGCGGAACGTTCCGATGGAGGTCCTGAATCTCATCGCGCAGCGGGTCCAGACGAATATCCGCGAGCTGGAAGGGGCGTTGACCCGGGTTCTCGCGCTGTCGGACCTCTGCGGGATTGCGCTCGACCGCGATATCGTGAACGCGGCGCTCGGCGAAATGGAGCTGAGTTCGGACGTCCGGCCGGTCGACGAGATCCTCGGCGTCGTCGGTTCGGTTTTCGGGGCGGAGCCGGAGGCGATTTTATCGCGGAACCGCTCGAAAACGGTCGCGCTTGCGCGTCAGGTGGTGATGTATATTCTGCGAACCGAAGAAAACTACTCCTATCCACAGATCGGCGAGTTCCTCGGCGGCCGGGACCATTCGACGATTATCCATGGGATTGAAAAGGTAACCGGGCTGCTGAATCGCGATCTCCGCTTTCAGAAGCAGTATGAGCGCGTCTTCACCCGCCTTTTTGGGACGGATGCGAAGGCTGCCGCGTTGAACTGAATATAATAGCGTCATGTCGGCGTTCCTTTGCTGTTAATATTTATATAAGAAATTAGCAGCAAAGTTTGAGTTTGGCTATGAGCCGCTTTTCGTTTTTGAATCGTATCTGAGGAAAATCGTTGCTGATGCCGCGAACGCCGCGCACAGGCTGCGATCAGGGGACGGATGCCTTTTTTTATTGTCGACCGGGCGCGGCAGGATGGTGAACAATGCGCGTAGTTCGCGATCCCCTGTTGGTTTGTCAATGATGCGTTACAAGTTTGAAAGATGAATCTTAAGGAACTGAGAAGGGGAAAGCCAGGCGAGAGGACGCATCGGGAAATTGTTGTACCAATGGTTATGAACCTTCAGTTGTTTCTTAAAATCGTTTAGCGAATAGAAGGGATGAGTTGCGTAAAAGTACTCATTATCTTTACGGTGTGAACGTTCGACCTTACCGTTATGACGAGGGGTATAGGGACGAATGAGTTTGTGGACGATGCCACGCTGTTTGAGCAGCTGCTCAAACAGCGTGGGGCGATCGCGATTCGAGGTAAATCGGTTTGTGAATTCGGTACCGTTATCGGTTTGAACGCATTCAACCTTGAATTTGAAGGCTTTAAGCATATTCTCCAGGAAGACAGCAGAGGAAAAGGTACTCAGCTCATCGAAGCCTTCAACGTAACGAAAGCGAGAATATTCATCGATAGCAGTATATTGGTAGTATTTCTTACTTCCGAATGAATTAGAAGCAATACAAGCGGCAGGAACGTGCTTGACATCAATTTGAACGCGTTGTCCCGGATATTGCATCGCTTCGTATGTCTTAGGAATATATTTTGGATTTTTGACCTTGATCGCCATTTTTCCACTTTTACAGAGGATGCGG includes:
- a CDS encoding integrase — translated: MKTITQILRFRESMVKYCEKHGVSETARKYKVSRPTVYRWMKRYDGTQDSLRDFSHKPKSHPNQHTEEELKLIHNMRKRNPHAGLVVFWVKLRQRGYTRTITGLYRILCKSGKMAIKVKNPKYIPKTYEAMQYPGQRVQIDVKHVPAACIASNSFGSKKYYQYTAIDEYSRFRYVEGFDELSTFSSAVFLENMLKAFKFKVECVQTDNGTEFTNRFTSNRDRPTLFEQLLKQRGIVHKLIRPYTPRHNGKVERSHRKDNEYFYATHPFYSLNDFKKQLKVHNHWYNNFPMRPLAWLSPSQFLKIHLSNL